A window from Erythrolamprus reginae isolate rEryReg1 chromosome 9, rEryReg1.hap1, whole genome shotgun sequence encodes these proteins:
- the CIITA gene encoding MHC class II transactivator isoform X2 yields MQIVQRNPSAPADRMDVFKQLLPEVREVLLTASAPQVRAFLDSMLREGIISREYYQTLVYEDDVEDLARKVALTLFGKQAGPPNSSCPPSSPVSSNSRENAKNGDASLRTRDWAGEVSGPGGIPPQTPCLQSKTAPGSMDEMDGAAAAPGGVSEDPENPEVFFTVERDESGEVVYLCSDMGEAYDKIAALAEYLLKDQEDAPVDDHFESLFWDVGAAEGPGGCAEAKAHWGPSSDAPEAKRPRLAHPPALCIVSGETLALPLNPGPDPPPDFHMQILVATVGPVGRPPKALGPSSEGELWCIPGHKSNFQMIFTLENAQQPRSPPRAPASPGLVRSFCQRLQEHFHREWGPKAGQPPGRLYLERDLVQHLLDGRGGRGADLRRCHLGEKWEASLDRSSLFQVAGRSGLGGRVIVVLGKAGTGKSALIQQICLDWADGHLPQFDFVFPFDCRRLSLLHGACHDLRALLADSLGGSWQGLHEVHARLLQRPERVLLLFDGVGDLKDPEGFSSAPPSPSPESPPCREAAHGLGALLASLFQRKVLNGCTFLLTGRPKERLPPYFPRVDTVLEVVGLSTEQASLCLARSLEGSAQWEQKAGLIRASPYLFSHCCNPGLCRSICQAVLEASGGRELPSTLTGLFVPYLLQKVATSAAGSRALPALAEVSWSLGQRCQKALLSEHFPSAEVKEFALETGLVEEHREVYEFSSFVVQNVLLALHLTLAREMKGKKLTKHLGFGARFRRFRSPGGLVPRFLSGLLFLKDERSRSLLLGQEGESGAEKMIARKQRSLARFIRKLPLRDFSPDLLLELLHCVHETEDPHLLSHVTLGLGPDLSFLGFPLSPPDVSVLHSVLSRSPSKRFSLDLRGSCLPLDGLRKLVDLKNVTRFRVSLGEAVALWRHLWDEGQREALRTAMEKLPVLPFRAETMGDVDALLALVQLQRLMAEGEDAAGSGGRLIPAIARFLHLEFSLGPTSGLEGFQKLADSLVAFSALRHLDLDSPEENGLGDEGVETLTRVLPRLASLETLNLSRNKVSDLGAEVLVGALPSLPLLKTLSLYENNIGDAGAEHVAEVLPQMSALRVLDLHCNQISAAGARCLTERLRRCPGLQSLARENIGVKHIYERIAEKTQGQKTWETPERPQVFHSFPS; encoded by the exons ATGCAGATAGTTCAGAGGAATCCAAGCGCTCCTGCTGACCGAATGGACGTTTTCAAGCAACTCTTGCCGGAAGTGAGGGAGGTTTTGTTAACGGCTTCGGCCCCGCAGGTTCGAGCCTTCCTGGACTCCATGCTGAGGGAAGGGATCATATCCAGGGAATATTACCAGACCTTGGTTTACGAAGACGACGTGGAGGATTTGGCAAGGAAAGTCGCCCTGACCCTGTTTGGGAAGCAGGCTGGGCCACCGAAttcctcctgccccccctcctcacccgTGTCTAGCAATTCTAGGGAAAATGCTAAGAATGGAGATGCCTCACTGAGGACTAGAGACTGGGCCG GTGAGGTGAGCGGCCCTGGAGGGATCCCACCGCAGACCCCCTGCCTGCAGAGCAAGACCGCCCCGGGCTCAATGGACGAGATGGACGGGGCAGCCGCAG CGCCCGGAGGGGTCAGCGAAGACCCTGAGAACCCCGAGGTCTTTTTCACAGTGGAGAGGGACGAGAGCGGAGAGGTCGTCTATCTCTGCTCCGACATGGGGGAGGCCTACGACAAGATAG CTGCCCTGGCTGAATACCTGCTGAAAGACCAGGAAGATGCCCCAGTGGACGACCACTTTG AAAGCCTCTTTTGGGATGTGGGGGCTGCCGAGGGGCCTGGGGGTTGCGCAGAGGCCAAAGCCCACTGGG GACCCTCCTCCGATGCCCCCGAGGCCAAGCGCCCGAGGCTGG CTCACCCACCAGCGCTCTGCATTGTGAGCGGGGAGACCCTCGCCCTCCCGCTGAACCCTGGCCCCGACCCTCCACCCGACTTCCACATGCAAATTCTGGTGGCCACTGTGGGCCCTGTGGGCAGACCCCCGAAAGCGCTTG gaCCCTCTTCCGAGGGGGAGCTCTGGTGCATCCCAGGCCATAAGAGCAACTTCCAGATGATCTTCACCCTCGAAAATgcccagcagccccgctcgcccCCACGTGCCCCCGCCTCCCCAG GCTTGGTCCGGTCTTTCTGCCAACGGCTGCAGGAGCATTTCCACAGAGAGTGGGGCCCAAAGGCCGGGCAGCCCCCGGGACGCCTTTACCTGGAGCGGGACCTGGTGCAGCACCTGCTGGACGGCCGGGGCGGGAGGGGCGCTGACCTGAGGCGTTGCCACCTGGGGGAGAAGTGGGAGGCCTCCCTGGACAGGAGCAGCTTGTTCCAGGTGGCCGGGAGAAGCGGCCTTGGCGGCAGGGTCATCGTGGTCCTGGGCAAGGCGGGCACGGGCAAGAGCGCCCTGATCCAGCAGATCTGCCTGGACTGGGCCGATGGCCACCTGCCCCAGTTCGACTTTGTCTTCCCGTTCGACTGCCGGAGGCTGAGCCTGCTGCACGGCGCCTGCCACGACCTCCGGGCCCTGCTGGCGGATTCCCTGGGCGGCTCCTGGCAGGGCCTCCACGAAGTCCACGCCAGGCTCCTGCAGAGGCCCGAAAGGGTCCTGCTCCTCTTTGACGGTGTGGGAGACCTGAAGGATCCCGAGGGCTTCTCCTCCgcgcccccctccccctccccggaGAGCCCGCCCTGCAGGGAAGCGGCCCACGGCCTTGGCGCCCTCTTGGCCTCCCTCTTCCAGAGGAAGGTGCTCAACGGCTGCACTTTCCTGCTGACCGGACGGCCCAAAGAAAGGCTGCCCCCCTACTTCCCCCGGGTGGACACGGTGCTGGAGGTGGTGGGCCTCTCCACGGAGCAGGCCTCGCTCTGCCTCGCCCGCTCTCTGGAGGGCTCTGCCCAGTGGGAGCAGAAGGCCGGCCTGATCAGGGCCTCCCCTTACCTCTTCAGCCACTGCTGCAATCCTGGACTCTGCCGGTCCATTTGCCAGGCCGTGCTTGAAGCGAGCGGTGGCCGAGAGCTGCCCTCCACCCTCACCGGCCTCTTCGTCCCCTACCTCCTCCAGAAGGTGGCCACCTCGGCAGCAGGCAGCAGGGCCCTCCCCGCCTTGGCCGAGGTCTCGTGGTCTCTCGGGCAGCGGTGCCAAAAGGCCCTCCTGAGCGAGCACTTCCCTTCCGCAGAGGTCAAGGAGTTCGCCCTGGAAACTGGGCTCGTGGAGGAGCATCGGGAGGTCTATGAGTTCTCCAGCTTCGTGGTCCAGAACGTCCTGCTGGCCCTGCATTTGACCCTTGCCCGGGAGATGAAGGGCAAAAAGCTCACCAAGCACCTCGGGTTTGGGGCCCGGTTCAGGAGATTCCGCTCTCCGGGGGGCCTGGTGCCCCGCTTCTTGTCTGGGCTGCTGTTCCTAAAGGACGAGCGGAGCCGCTCTCTCCTCTTGGGCCAGGAAGGAGAGTCCGGTGCAGAGAAGATGATCGCCAGGAAGCAGAGAAGCCTCGCCCGGTTCATCCGCAAACTTCCCCTTCGGGACTTCAGTCCGGACCTGTTGCTGGAGCTGCTCCACTGCGTCCATGAAACCGAAGACCCCCACCTCCTGAGCCACGTGACGCTGGGGCTGGGACCGGACCTCTCCTTCTTGGGCTTTCCGCTCAGCCCACCAGACGTCAGCGTCCTGCACTCTGTGTTGAGCAGGAGTCCCTCCAAGAGGTTCTCTTTAGACCTGAGGGGCAGCTGCCTTCCCCTGGACGGACTCCGGAAGCTGGTGGACCTCAAGAACGTCACCAGGTTTAG GGTCTCCCTGGGGGAGGCGGTGGCGCTCTGGAGGCACCTGTGGGACGAAGGGCAGAGGGAGGCCCTGCGCACGGCCATGGAGAAGCTCCCGGTGCTGCCGTTCCGAGCGGAGACGATGGGGGACGTGGACGCCCTCCTCGCCCTGGTGCAGCTGCAGAGACTCATGGCAGAAGG GGAAGACGCTGCAGGTTCCGGCGGCCGCCTTATTCCAGCCATCGCTAGGTTCCTGCACCTGGAATTCAG CCTCGGACCCACCTCTGGCTTGGAGGGTTTCCAAAAGTTGGCGGATTCTTTGGTTGCCTTCTCGGCTCTTCGGCACTTGGA CTTGGACTCCCCCGAGGAGAACGGCCTGGGAGACGAAGGGGTGGAGACCCTCACCCGTGTCCTTCCGCGCTTGGCGTCGCTGGAGACCTTGAA CCTGTCCCGGAACAAGGTCAGTGACCTGGGGGCGGAGGTGTTGGTTGGAGCCCTCCCCTCCCTGCCTTTGCTGAAGACCCTCAG CTTGTACGAAAACAACATTGGGGACGCGGGTGCTGAGCACGTGGCGGAGGTGCTGCCCCAGATGTCGGCCTTGCGGGTGCTGGA cctgcaCTGCAACCAGATTTCGGCCGCCGGAGCCCGGTGCCTGACGGAGCGGTTGAGGAGGTGCCCCGGCCTTCAGAGCCTGGC aagagaaaatataggggtGAAACACATCTacgagagaatagcagaaaagaccCAGGGACAGAAGACGTGGGAGACACCAGAGAGGCCACAGgtctttcattcttttccttcctaa
- the CIITA gene encoding MHC class II transactivator isoform X6, which translates to MCGHLDGEVSGPGGIPPQTPCLQSKTAPGSMDEMDGAAAAPGGVSEDPENPEVFFTVERDESGEVVYLCSDMGEAYDKIAALAEYLLKDQEDAPVDDHFESLFWDVGAAEGPGGCAEAKAHWGPSSDAPEAKRPRLAHPPALCIVSGETLALPLNPGPDPPPDFHMQILVATVGPVGRPPKALGPSSEGELWCIPGHKSNFQMIFTLENAQQPRSPPRAPASPGLVRSFCQRLQEHFHREWGPKAGQPPGRLYLERDLVQHLLDGRGGRGADLRRCHLGEKWEASLDRSSLFQVAGRSGLGGRVIVVLGKAGTGKSALIQQICLDWADGHLPQFDFVFPFDCRRLSLLHGACHDLRALLADSLGGSWQGLHEVHARLLQRPERVLLLFDGVGDLKDPEGFSSAPPSPSPESPPCREAAHGLGALLASLFQRKVLNGCTFLLTGRPKERLPPYFPRVDTVLEVVGLSTEQASLCLARSLEGSAQWEQKAGLIRASPYLFSHCCNPGLCRSICQAVLEASGGRELPSTLTGLFVPYLLQKVATSAAGSRALPALAEVSWSLGQRCQKALLSEHFPSAEVKEFALETGLVEEHREVYEFSSFVVQNVLLALHLTLAREMKGKKLTKHLGFGARFRRFRSPGGLVPRFLSGLLFLKDERSRSLLLGQEGESGAEKMIARKQRSLARFIRKLPLRDFSPDLLLELLHCVHETEDPHLLSHVTLGLGPDLSFLGFPLSPPDVSVLHSVLSRSPSKRFSLDLRGSCLPLDGLRKLVDLKNVTRFRVSLGEAVALWRHLWDEGQREALRTAMEKLPVLPFRAETMGDVDALLALVQLQRLMAEGREDAAGSGGRLIPAIARFLHLEFSLGPTSGLEGFQKLADSLVAFSALRHLDLDSPEENGLGDEGVETLTRVLPRLASLETLNLSRNKVSDLGAEVLVGALPSLPLLKTLSLYENNIGDAGAEHVAEVLPQMSALRVLDLHCNQISAAGARCLTERLRRCPGLQSLARENIGVKHIYERIAEKTQGQKTWETPERPQVFHSFPS; encoded by the exons ATGTGTGGCCACCTGGACG GTGAGGTGAGCGGCCCTGGAGGGATCCCACCGCAGACCCCCTGCCTGCAGAGCAAGACCGCCCCGGGCTCAATGGACGAGATGGACGGGGCAGCCGCAG CGCCCGGAGGGGTCAGCGAAGACCCTGAGAACCCCGAGGTCTTTTTCACAGTGGAGAGGGACGAGAGCGGAGAGGTCGTCTATCTCTGCTCCGACATGGGGGAGGCCTACGACAAGATAG CTGCCCTGGCTGAATACCTGCTGAAAGACCAGGAAGATGCCCCAGTGGACGACCACTTTG AAAGCCTCTTTTGGGATGTGGGGGCTGCCGAGGGGCCTGGGGGTTGCGCAGAGGCCAAAGCCCACTGGG GACCCTCCTCCGATGCCCCCGAGGCCAAGCGCCCGAGGCTGG CTCACCCACCAGCGCTCTGCATTGTGAGCGGGGAGACCCTCGCCCTCCCGCTGAACCCTGGCCCCGACCCTCCACCCGACTTCCACATGCAAATTCTGGTGGCCACTGTGGGCCCTGTGGGCAGACCCCCGAAAGCGCTTG gaCCCTCTTCCGAGGGGGAGCTCTGGTGCATCCCAGGCCATAAGAGCAACTTCCAGATGATCTTCACCCTCGAAAATgcccagcagccccgctcgcccCCACGTGCCCCCGCCTCCCCAG GCTTGGTCCGGTCTTTCTGCCAACGGCTGCAGGAGCATTTCCACAGAGAGTGGGGCCCAAAGGCCGGGCAGCCCCCGGGACGCCTTTACCTGGAGCGGGACCTGGTGCAGCACCTGCTGGACGGCCGGGGCGGGAGGGGCGCTGACCTGAGGCGTTGCCACCTGGGGGAGAAGTGGGAGGCCTCCCTGGACAGGAGCAGCTTGTTCCAGGTGGCCGGGAGAAGCGGCCTTGGCGGCAGGGTCATCGTGGTCCTGGGCAAGGCGGGCACGGGCAAGAGCGCCCTGATCCAGCAGATCTGCCTGGACTGGGCCGATGGCCACCTGCCCCAGTTCGACTTTGTCTTCCCGTTCGACTGCCGGAGGCTGAGCCTGCTGCACGGCGCCTGCCACGACCTCCGGGCCCTGCTGGCGGATTCCCTGGGCGGCTCCTGGCAGGGCCTCCACGAAGTCCACGCCAGGCTCCTGCAGAGGCCCGAAAGGGTCCTGCTCCTCTTTGACGGTGTGGGAGACCTGAAGGATCCCGAGGGCTTCTCCTCCgcgcccccctccccctccccggaGAGCCCGCCCTGCAGGGAAGCGGCCCACGGCCTTGGCGCCCTCTTGGCCTCCCTCTTCCAGAGGAAGGTGCTCAACGGCTGCACTTTCCTGCTGACCGGACGGCCCAAAGAAAGGCTGCCCCCCTACTTCCCCCGGGTGGACACGGTGCTGGAGGTGGTGGGCCTCTCCACGGAGCAGGCCTCGCTCTGCCTCGCCCGCTCTCTGGAGGGCTCTGCCCAGTGGGAGCAGAAGGCCGGCCTGATCAGGGCCTCCCCTTACCTCTTCAGCCACTGCTGCAATCCTGGACTCTGCCGGTCCATTTGCCAGGCCGTGCTTGAAGCGAGCGGTGGCCGAGAGCTGCCCTCCACCCTCACCGGCCTCTTCGTCCCCTACCTCCTCCAGAAGGTGGCCACCTCGGCAGCAGGCAGCAGGGCCCTCCCCGCCTTGGCCGAGGTCTCGTGGTCTCTCGGGCAGCGGTGCCAAAAGGCCCTCCTGAGCGAGCACTTCCCTTCCGCAGAGGTCAAGGAGTTCGCCCTGGAAACTGGGCTCGTGGAGGAGCATCGGGAGGTCTATGAGTTCTCCAGCTTCGTGGTCCAGAACGTCCTGCTGGCCCTGCATTTGACCCTTGCCCGGGAGATGAAGGGCAAAAAGCTCACCAAGCACCTCGGGTTTGGGGCCCGGTTCAGGAGATTCCGCTCTCCGGGGGGCCTGGTGCCCCGCTTCTTGTCTGGGCTGCTGTTCCTAAAGGACGAGCGGAGCCGCTCTCTCCTCTTGGGCCAGGAAGGAGAGTCCGGTGCAGAGAAGATGATCGCCAGGAAGCAGAGAAGCCTCGCCCGGTTCATCCGCAAACTTCCCCTTCGGGACTTCAGTCCGGACCTGTTGCTGGAGCTGCTCCACTGCGTCCATGAAACCGAAGACCCCCACCTCCTGAGCCACGTGACGCTGGGGCTGGGACCGGACCTCTCCTTCTTGGGCTTTCCGCTCAGCCCACCAGACGTCAGCGTCCTGCACTCTGTGTTGAGCAGGAGTCCCTCCAAGAGGTTCTCTTTAGACCTGAGGGGCAGCTGCCTTCCCCTGGACGGACTCCGGAAGCTGGTGGACCTCAAGAACGTCACCAGGTTTAG GGTCTCCCTGGGGGAGGCGGTGGCGCTCTGGAGGCACCTGTGGGACGAAGGGCAGAGGGAGGCCCTGCGCACGGCCATGGAGAAGCTCCCGGTGCTGCCGTTCCGAGCGGAGACGATGGGGGACGTGGACGCCCTCCTCGCCCTGGTGCAGCTGCAGAGACTCATGGCAGAAGG CAGGGAAGACGCTGCAGGTTCCGGCGGCCGCCTTATTCCAGCCATCGCTAGGTTCCTGCACCTGGAATTCAG CCTCGGACCCACCTCTGGCTTGGAGGGTTTCCAAAAGTTGGCGGATTCTTTGGTTGCCTTCTCGGCTCTTCGGCACTTGGA CTTGGACTCCCCCGAGGAGAACGGCCTGGGAGACGAAGGGGTGGAGACCCTCACCCGTGTCCTTCCGCGCTTGGCGTCGCTGGAGACCTTGAA CCTGTCCCGGAACAAGGTCAGTGACCTGGGGGCGGAGGTGTTGGTTGGAGCCCTCCCCTCCCTGCCTTTGCTGAAGACCCTCAG CTTGTACGAAAACAACATTGGGGACGCGGGTGCTGAGCACGTGGCGGAGGTGCTGCCCCAGATGTCGGCCTTGCGGGTGCTGGA cctgcaCTGCAACCAGATTTCGGCCGCCGGAGCCCGGTGCCTGACGGAGCGGTTGAGGAGGTGCCCCGGCCTTCAGAGCCTGGC aagagaaaatataggggtGAAACACATCTacgagagaatagcagaaaagaccCAGGGACAGAAGACGTGGGAGACACCAGAGAGGCCACAGgtctttcattcttttccttcctaa
- the CIITA gene encoding MHC class II transactivator isoform X5 — protein MARLPELAQPGFWQGGWLESFLQGEVSGPGGIPPQTPCLQSKTAPGSMDEMDGAAAAPGGVSEDPENPEVFFTVERDESGEVVYLCSDMGEAYDKIAALAEYLLKDQEDAPVDDHFESLFWDVGAAEGPGGCAEAKAHWGPSSDAPEAKRPRLAHPPALCIVSGETLALPLNPGPDPPPDFHMQILVATVGPVGRPPKALGPSSEGELWCIPGHKSNFQMIFTLENAQQPRSPPRAPASPGLVRSFCQRLQEHFHREWGPKAGQPPGRLYLERDLVQHLLDGRGGRGADLRRCHLGEKWEASLDRSSLFQVAGRSGLGGRVIVVLGKAGTGKSALIQQICLDWADGHLPQFDFVFPFDCRRLSLLHGACHDLRALLADSLGGSWQGLHEVHARLLQRPERVLLLFDGVGDLKDPEGFSSAPPSPSPESPPCREAAHGLGALLASLFQRKVLNGCTFLLTGRPKERLPPYFPRVDTVLEVVGLSTEQASLCLARSLEGSAQWEQKAGLIRASPYLFSHCCNPGLCRSICQAVLEASGGRELPSTLTGLFVPYLLQKVATSAAGSRALPALAEVSWSLGQRCQKALLSEHFPSAEVKEFALETGLVEEHREVYEFSSFVVQNVLLALHLTLAREMKGKKLTKHLGFGARFRRFRSPGGLVPRFLSGLLFLKDERSRSLLLGQEGESGAEKMIARKQRSLARFIRKLPLRDFSPDLLLELLHCVHETEDPHLLSHVTLGLGPDLSFLGFPLSPPDVSVLHSVLSRSPSKRFSLDLRGSCLPLDGLRKLVDLKNVTRFRVSLGEAVALWRHLWDEGQREALRTAMEKLPVLPFRAETMGDVDALLALVQLQRLMAEGREDAAGSGGRLIPAIARFLHLEFSLGPTSGLEGFQKLADSLVAFSALRHLDLDSPEENGLGDEGVETLTRVLPRLASLETLNLSRNKVSDLGAEVLVGALPSLPLLKTLSLYENNIGDAGAEHVAEVLPQMSALRVLDLHCNQISAAGARCLTERLRRCPGLQSLARENIGVKHIYERIAEKTQGQKTWETPERPQVFHSFPS, from the exons ATGGCTCGTCTCCCGGAGCTTGCCCAGCCAGGCTTTTGGCAGGGAGGGTGGCTGGAAAGTTTCCTGCAAG GTGAGGTGAGCGGCCCTGGAGGGATCCCACCGCAGACCCCCTGCCTGCAGAGCAAGACCGCCCCGGGCTCAATGGACGAGATGGACGGGGCAGCCGCAG CGCCCGGAGGGGTCAGCGAAGACCCTGAGAACCCCGAGGTCTTTTTCACAGTGGAGAGGGACGAGAGCGGAGAGGTCGTCTATCTCTGCTCCGACATGGGGGAGGCCTACGACAAGATAG CTGCCCTGGCTGAATACCTGCTGAAAGACCAGGAAGATGCCCCAGTGGACGACCACTTTG AAAGCCTCTTTTGGGATGTGGGGGCTGCCGAGGGGCCTGGGGGTTGCGCAGAGGCCAAAGCCCACTGGG GACCCTCCTCCGATGCCCCCGAGGCCAAGCGCCCGAGGCTGG CTCACCCACCAGCGCTCTGCATTGTGAGCGGGGAGACCCTCGCCCTCCCGCTGAACCCTGGCCCCGACCCTCCACCCGACTTCCACATGCAAATTCTGGTGGCCACTGTGGGCCCTGTGGGCAGACCCCCGAAAGCGCTTG gaCCCTCTTCCGAGGGGGAGCTCTGGTGCATCCCAGGCCATAAGAGCAACTTCCAGATGATCTTCACCCTCGAAAATgcccagcagccccgctcgcccCCACGTGCCCCCGCCTCCCCAG GCTTGGTCCGGTCTTTCTGCCAACGGCTGCAGGAGCATTTCCACAGAGAGTGGGGCCCAAAGGCCGGGCAGCCCCCGGGACGCCTTTACCTGGAGCGGGACCTGGTGCAGCACCTGCTGGACGGCCGGGGCGGGAGGGGCGCTGACCTGAGGCGTTGCCACCTGGGGGAGAAGTGGGAGGCCTCCCTGGACAGGAGCAGCTTGTTCCAGGTGGCCGGGAGAAGCGGCCTTGGCGGCAGGGTCATCGTGGTCCTGGGCAAGGCGGGCACGGGCAAGAGCGCCCTGATCCAGCAGATCTGCCTGGACTGGGCCGATGGCCACCTGCCCCAGTTCGACTTTGTCTTCCCGTTCGACTGCCGGAGGCTGAGCCTGCTGCACGGCGCCTGCCACGACCTCCGGGCCCTGCTGGCGGATTCCCTGGGCGGCTCCTGGCAGGGCCTCCACGAAGTCCACGCCAGGCTCCTGCAGAGGCCCGAAAGGGTCCTGCTCCTCTTTGACGGTGTGGGAGACCTGAAGGATCCCGAGGGCTTCTCCTCCgcgcccccctccccctccccggaGAGCCCGCCCTGCAGGGAAGCGGCCCACGGCCTTGGCGCCCTCTTGGCCTCCCTCTTCCAGAGGAAGGTGCTCAACGGCTGCACTTTCCTGCTGACCGGACGGCCCAAAGAAAGGCTGCCCCCCTACTTCCCCCGGGTGGACACGGTGCTGGAGGTGGTGGGCCTCTCCACGGAGCAGGCCTCGCTCTGCCTCGCCCGCTCTCTGGAGGGCTCTGCCCAGTGGGAGCAGAAGGCCGGCCTGATCAGGGCCTCCCCTTACCTCTTCAGCCACTGCTGCAATCCTGGACTCTGCCGGTCCATTTGCCAGGCCGTGCTTGAAGCGAGCGGTGGCCGAGAGCTGCCCTCCACCCTCACCGGCCTCTTCGTCCCCTACCTCCTCCAGAAGGTGGCCACCTCGGCAGCAGGCAGCAGGGCCCTCCCCGCCTTGGCCGAGGTCTCGTGGTCTCTCGGGCAGCGGTGCCAAAAGGCCCTCCTGAGCGAGCACTTCCCTTCCGCAGAGGTCAAGGAGTTCGCCCTGGAAACTGGGCTCGTGGAGGAGCATCGGGAGGTCTATGAGTTCTCCAGCTTCGTGGTCCAGAACGTCCTGCTGGCCCTGCATTTGACCCTTGCCCGGGAGATGAAGGGCAAAAAGCTCACCAAGCACCTCGGGTTTGGGGCCCGGTTCAGGAGATTCCGCTCTCCGGGGGGCCTGGTGCCCCGCTTCTTGTCTGGGCTGCTGTTCCTAAAGGACGAGCGGAGCCGCTCTCTCCTCTTGGGCCAGGAAGGAGAGTCCGGTGCAGAGAAGATGATCGCCAGGAAGCAGAGAAGCCTCGCCCGGTTCATCCGCAAACTTCCCCTTCGGGACTTCAGTCCGGACCTGTTGCTGGAGCTGCTCCACTGCGTCCATGAAACCGAAGACCCCCACCTCCTGAGCCACGTGACGCTGGGGCTGGGACCGGACCTCTCCTTCTTGGGCTTTCCGCTCAGCCCACCAGACGTCAGCGTCCTGCACTCTGTGTTGAGCAGGAGTCCCTCCAAGAGGTTCTCTTTAGACCTGAGGGGCAGCTGCCTTCCCCTGGACGGACTCCGGAAGCTGGTGGACCTCAAGAACGTCACCAGGTTTAG GGTCTCCCTGGGGGAGGCGGTGGCGCTCTGGAGGCACCTGTGGGACGAAGGGCAGAGGGAGGCCCTGCGCACGGCCATGGAGAAGCTCCCGGTGCTGCCGTTCCGAGCGGAGACGATGGGGGACGTGGACGCCCTCCTCGCCCTGGTGCAGCTGCAGAGACTCATGGCAGAAGG CAGGGAAGACGCTGCAGGTTCCGGCGGCCGCCTTATTCCAGCCATCGCTAGGTTCCTGCACCTGGAATTCAG CCTCGGACCCACCTCTGGCTTGGAGGGTTTCCAAAAGTTGGCGGATTCTTTGGTTGCCTTCTCGGCTCTTCGGCACTTGGA CTTGGACTCCCCCGAGGAGAACGGCCTGGGAGACGAAGGGGTGGAGACCCTCACCCGTGTCCTTCCGCGCTTGGCGTCGCTGGAGACCTTGAA CCTGTCCCGGAACAAGGTCAGTGACCTGGGGGCGGAGGTGTTGGTTGGAGCCCTCCCCTCCCTGCCTTTGCTGAAGACCCTCAG CTTGTACGAAAACAACATTGGGGACGCGGGTGCTGAGCACGTGGCGGAGGTGCTGCCCCAGATGTCGGCCTTGCGGGTGCTGGA cctgcaCTGCAACCAGATTTCGGCCGCCGGAGCCCGGTGCCTGACGGAGCGGTTGAGGAGGTGCCCCGGCCTTCAGAGCCTGGC aagagaaaatataggggtGAAACACATCTacgagagaatagcagaaaagaccCAGGGACAGAAGACGTGGGAGACACCAGAGAGGCCACAGgtctttcattcttttccttcctaa